The genome window TTGCAGGGTATGGAGTGACGGACGCTGTCCATACTGAGAATAACATGGATGGTGTAAATAAAACCCTGGATTATATGAAAACAAATTCAAGCGGGCTTATTTTTACTAACCTTGTTGATTTTGATTCGCTGTATGGCCACCGTAATAACGTTGAAGGATATGCCAATGCACTCATGGAGTTTGATAAAAGAGTTCCTGATATCCTCCAATCATTGAAAGATGATGATGTTTTGATAATCGCAGCAGACCATGGCAACGACCCCACCATTAAAGAAAGTACCGATCATACAAGAGAATATATTCCGATCCTGATCTATGGTAAAAATATAAAAGAAGGGATTAATATCGGCACAAGAAAAAGCTTTGCGGATATAGGAGCAACCATAGCAGAAATGTTGGCTGTTAAATCCACAAATTGGGGTGAAAGTTTTCACAAAAAAATACTTAAAAAATGAATTTAGAAAAAATAAACCAGGCAACAAACTTCATTAAAGAAAAAATACACTTCACACCTGAAATAGGTCTTATTCTTGGTTCAGGACTCGGCAGCCTGGCAGACGAGATAGAAAATCCTGTTAAGATCAGTTACAATACCATCCCGGGTTTCCCCCACCTACCTGCTGACAAGCAAGGTTCAACAGTTACCGGACATGCAGGGCAGTTAGTACTTGGTAAATTAGAAGGCAAACAGGTCATTGCCATGCAGGGAAGATTTCATTATTACGAAGGGTATTCTTTACAGGAAGCAACCATTCCTGTCCGTGTAATGAAAAAAACAGGGGTTGAAAAAATTATTGTGACCAATGCAGCGGGTGGAGTAAATGAAACGTTCGAGCCCGGTGACTTGATGATCATCACAGATCACATCAATTTTGCTTTTGCCAATCCTCTTATAGGAAAAAATTACAATGAATTTGGCCCAAGATTTCCGGATACTTCTGAAGCCTATGCTCCTGAACTTATAAAAGTAGTAAAAGAAGTGGCAGCATCTCAGAACATAAATATCAAGGAAGGTGTTTACCAATTTTCCTCCGGCCCAACCTATGAAACCCCGGCTGAAACAAAAGC of Cytophagales bacterium contains these proteins:
- a CDS encoding purine-nucleoside phosphorylase — encoded protein: MNLEKINQATNFIKEKIHFTPEIGLILGSGLGSLADEIENPVKISYNTIPGFPHLPADKQGSTVTGHAGQLVLGKLEGKQVIAMQGRFHYYEGYSLQEATIPVRVMKKTGVEKIIVTNAAGGVNETFEPGDLMIITDHINFAFANPLIGKNYNEFGPRFPDTSEAYAPELIKVVKEVAASQNINIKEGVYQFSSGPTYETPAETKAARFLGADAVGMSTVPEVLVAVHSGIKVVGISCITNMASGMNNQPLSHDEVIETTERVKGMFCKLVRGIVSKI